A DNA window from Bombus huntii isolate Logan2020A chromosome 10, iyBomHunt1.1, whole genome shotgun sequence contains the following coding sequences:
- the LOC126870417 gene encoding tetraspanin-3-like isoform X4 codes for MACSLVGLGFTVLTVGFFGCRAALYGNQCILATYMSMLVALIITELITAAVGGLMTFRILSGLEERLINKLAEDYGHEPTSDIPFSHSLDFAQYKFNCCGIHGYGDYNGTAWWRDAQISGNRRQVPLTCCVLKDTEVKNTGSPMSVVSRVFSKHNEKPWLNPKPMDEIACQVEDEEGHDGYRHKEGCLSKVTSWLQCESFTLVFLGMAMAGIQTFGIITSAFLCRTIRDMQVD; via the exons ATGG CTTGTAGCTTGGTCGGTCTCGGTTTTACGGTGCTGACGGTCGGTTTCTTCGGATGTCGAGCTGCTCTCTATGGAAATCAATGCATACTGGCAACC TACATGAGCATGCTCGTGGCACTGATCATTACCGAACTCATCACCGCTGCCGTCGGTGGACTAATGACATTTCGAATACTTTCTGGATTGGAGGAGCGGCTGATCAACAAATTGGCCGAGGATTACGGTCACGAGCCCACTAGCGACATACCCTTCAGCCACAGTCTCGACTTTGCgcaatataag TTTAATTGTTGCGGAATACACGGATACGGGGACTACAATGGCACGGCATGGTGGAGAGACGCGCAAATTTCGGGCAACAGGAGGCAGGTCCCGCTTACGTGTTGCGTTTTAAAAGATACAGAG GTAAAAAATACGGGAAGTCCAATGAGCGTGGTGTCGAGAGTGTTCAGCAAACAT AACGAGAAACCGTGGCTAAACCCGAAACCAATGGACGAAATAGCGTGTCAAGTGGAAGACGAAGAGGGTCACGATGGATATCGACATAAAGAG GGCTGCCTCTCGAAAGTTACAAGTTGGTTGCAGTGCGAGAGCTTCACATTAGTATTCCTGGGCATGGCAATGGCTGGTATACAA ACATTCGGCATAATaacttcggctttcctttgtCGAACGATAAGGGACATGCAAGTGGATTGA
- the LOC126870417 gene encoding tetraspanin-3-like isoform X2: MIPRWNMLAGCTVLMIGACLLLEPSKGHLLNLFVPDATPHETINLIACSLVGLGFTVLTVGFFGCRAALYGNQCILATYMSMLVALIITELITAAVGGLMTFRILSGLEERLINKLAEDYGHEPTSDIPFSHSLDFAQYKFNCCGIHGYGDYNGTAWWRDAQISGNRRQVPLTCCVLKDTEVKNTGSPMSVVSRVFSKHNEKPWLNPKPMDEIACQVEDEEGHDGYRHKEGCLSKVTSWLQCESFTLVFLGMAMAGIQTFGIITSAFLCRTIRDMQVD; encoded by the exons ATGATCCCCCGCTGGAATATG TTGGCTGGGTGTACGGTACTGATGATAGGGGCATGCTTGCTATTGGAACCGAGCAAAGGGCACCTGTTAAATCTTTTCGTGCCCGACGCCACGCCGCACGAAACTATTAACCTGATAGCTTGTAGCTTGGTCGGTCTCGGTTTTACGGTGCTGACGGTCGGTTTCTTCGGATGTCGAGCTGCTCTCTATGGAAATCAATGCATACTGGCAACC TACATGAGCATGCTCGTGGCACTGATCATTACCGAACTCATCACCGCTGCCGTCGGTGGACTAATGACATTTCGAATACTTTCTGGATTGGAGGAGCGGCTGATCAACAAATTGGCCGAGGATTACGGTCACGAGCCCACTAGCGACATACCCTTCAGCCACAGTCTCGACTTTGCgcaatataag TTTAATTGTTGCGGAATACACGGATACGGGGACTACAATGGCACGGCATGGTGGAGAGACGCGCAAATTTCGGGCAACAGGAGGCAGGTCCCGCTTACGTGTTGCGTTTTAAAAGATACAGAG GTAAAAAATACGGGAAGTCCAATGAGCGTGGTGTCGAGAGTGTTCAGCAAACAT AACGAGAAACCGTGGCTAAACCCGAAACCAATGGACGAAATAGCGTGTCAAGTGGAAGACGAAGAGGGTCACGATGGATATCGACATAAAGAG GGCTGCCTCTCGAAAGTTACAAGTTGGTTGCAGTGCGAGAGCTTCACATTAGTATTCCTGGGCATGGCAATGGCTGGTATACAA ACATTCGGCATAATaacttcggctttcctttgtCGAACGATAAGGGACATGCAAGTGGATTGA
- the LOC126870417 gene encoding tetraspanin-11-like isoform X1, with product MKYLKFVLFTFNILIWLAGCTVLMIGACLLLEPSKGHLLNLFVPDATPHETINLIACSLVGLGFTVLTVGFFGCRAALYGNQCILATYMSMLVALIITELITAAVGGLMTFRILSGLEERLINKLAEDYGHEPTSDIPFSHSLDFAQYKFNCCGIHGYGDYNGTAWWRDAQISGNRRQVPLTCCVLKDTEVKNTGSPMSVVSRVFSKHNEKPWLNPKPMDEIACQVEDEEGHDGYRHKEGCLSKVTSWLQCESFTLVFLGMAMAGIQTFGIITSAFLCRTIRDMQVD from the exons ATGAAGTATTTGAAATTCGTCCTATTTACGTTCAACATATTGATATGG TTGGCTGGGTGTACGGTACTGATGATAGGGGCATGCTTGCTATTGGAACCGAGCAAAGGGCACCTGTTAAATCTTTTCGTGCCCGACGCCACGCCGCACGAAACTATTAACCTGATAGCTTGTAGCTTGGTCGGTCTCGGTTTTACGGTGCTGACGGTCGGTTTCTTCGGATGTCGAGCTGCTCTCTATGGAAATCAATGCATACTGGCAACC TACATGAGCATGCTCGTGGCACTGATCATTACCGAACTCATCACCGCTGCCGTCGGTGGACTAATGACATTTCGAATACTTTCTGGATTGGAGGAGCGGCTGATCAACAAATTGGCCGAGGATTACGGTCACGAGCCCACTAGCGACATACCCTTCAGCCACAGTCTCGACTTTGCgcaatataag TTTAATTGTTGCGGAATACACGGATACGGGGACTACAATGGCACGGCATGGTGGAGAGACGCGCAAATTTCGGGCAACAGGAGGCAGGTCCCGCTTACGTGTTGCGTTTTAAAAGATACAGAG GTAAAAAATACGGGAAGTCCAATGAGCGTGGTGTCGAGAGTGTTCAGCAAACAT AACGAGAAACCGTGGCTAAACCCGAAACCAATGGACGAAATAGCGTGTCAAGTGGAAGACGAAGAGGGTCACGATGGATATCGACATAAAGAG GGCTGCCTCTCGAAAGTTACAAGTTGGTTGCAGTGCGAGAGCTTCACATTAGTATTCCTGGGCATGGCAATGGCTGGTATACAA ACATTCGGCATAATaacttcggctttcctttgtCGAACGATAAGGGACATGCAAGTGGATTGA
- the LOC126870424 gene encoding carbonic anhydrase 1-like, with protein sequence MINISASEFMIICSSVLLVFLLLTEVLDWTQLFPWIENECNFPPFTFGYTDRNGPHMWKLLYPDSNGSNQSPINIATRLVVVVQPSEPLRWNGYDKGPLSMTIANNENNVIVSTVWGNLNRPYIEGGCLTNIYDLCSMMFHWGQSNDEGSEHTLDYVRYPMELQVWHIKRGFNSLLEAIAAKESDGILIVSFFFQITNADNPYLDHIVRNLRRIVKPGTKVHVPPFPLLWIFPHFETDYYTYNGSLTQPPCSEIVTWILQPEPIAISSSQIAQFRQICSPDGPIPLNCRPVQPVNDRSVYFYS encoded by the exons atgataaatatatcaGCATCAGAATTTATGATCATATGTAGCAGCGTCCTCCTCGTTT TTTTGCTGCTGACCGAAGTTCTGGATTGGACCCAATTATTTCCCTGGATAGAAAACGAATGCAATTTTCCTCCGTTCACGTTCGGTTATACGGACCGTAACGGGCCCCATATGTGGAAACTGCTGTATCCTGATAGTAATGGTAGCAATCAGTCACCGATCAACATCGCAACACGGCTCGTCGTTGTGGTGCAACCGTCCGAACCTCTTCGTTGGAACGGCTACGATAAAGGACCACTATCGATGACTATAGCGAATAACGAAAATAACG TGATAGTGAGCACAGTGTGGGGCAACTTGAATCGACCGTACATCGAAGGTGGCTGTTTGACTAACATCTACGACCTCTGCTCGATGATGTTTCATTGGGGACAATCGAACGACGAAGGCAGCGAACATACGTTAGATTACGTTCGATATCCCATGGAATTACAAGTGTGGCACATAAAACGCGGCTTTAACTCACTTTTGGAGGCGATTGCTGCTAAAGAAAGCGATGGCATACTGATCGTCTCGTTCTTTTTTCAG ATCACAAACGCGGATAATCCTTATTTGGATCATATCGTGAGAAATCTGCGGCGAATCGTTAAACCAGGGACAAAGGTGCACGTTCCACCGTTTCCGCTGCTATGGATATTTCCACACTTCGAGACGGATTATTATACTTACAACGGTTCTCTTACTCAGCCACCCtgcagtgaaatcgttacgtggATCTTGCAACCTGAACCGATCGCTATATCATCGTCTCAG ATCGCACAATTTCGACAAATTTGCTCACCGGATGGTCCTATACCGTTAAATTGTAGGCCCGTACAACCAGTGAACGACCGTAGCGTGTACTTTTATTCATAG
- the LOC126870417 gene encoding tetraspanin-3-like isoform X3 gives MGACLLLEPSKGHLLNLFVPDATPHETINLIACSLVGLGFTVLTVGFFGCRAALYGNQCILATYMSMLVALIITELITAAVGGLMTFRILSGLEERLINKLAEDYGHEPTSDIPFSHSLDFAQYKFNCCGIHGYGDYNGTAWWRDAQISGNRRQVPLTCCVLKDTEVKNTGSPMSVVSRVFSKHNEKPWLNPKPMDEIACQVEDEEGHDGYRHKEGCLSKVTSWLQCESFTLVFLGMAMAGIQTFGIITSAFLCRTIRDMQVD, from the exons ATGG GGGCATGCTTGCTATTGGAACCGAGCAAAGGGCACCTGTTAAATCTTTTCGTGCCCGACGCCACGCCGCACGAAACTATTAACCTGATAGCTTGTAGCTTGGTCGGTCTCGGTTTTACGGTGCTGACGGTCGGTTTCTTCGGATGTCGAGCTGCTCTCTATGGAAATCAATGCATACTGGCAACC TACATGAGCATGCTCGTGGCACTGATCATTACCGAACTCATCACCGCTGCCGTCGGTGGACTAATGACATTTCGAATACTTTCTGGATTGGAGGAGCGGCTGATCAACAAATTGGCCGAGGATTACGGTCACGAGCCCACTAGCGACATACCCTTCAGCCACAGTCTCGACTTTGCgcaatataag TTTAATTGTTGCGGAATACACGGATACGGGGACTACAATGGCACGGCATGGTGGAGAGACGCGCAAATTTCGGGCAACAGGAGGCAGGTCCCGCTTACGTGTTGCGTTTTAAAAGATACAGAG GTAAAAAATACGGGAAGTCCAATGAGCGTGGTGTCGAGAGTGTTCAGCAAACAT AACGAGAAACCGTGGCTAAACCCGAAACCAATGGACGAAATAGCGTGTCAAGTGGAAGACGAAGAGGGTCACGATGGATATCGACATAAAGAG GGCTGCCTCTCGAAAGTTACAAGTTGGTTGCAGTGCGAGAGCTTCACATTAGTATTCCTGGGCATGGCAATGGCTGGTATACAA ACATTCGGCATAATaacttcggctttcctttgtCGAACGATAAGGGACATGCAAGTGGATTGA